The nucleotide window TCAAGAGCATCAATGACCGATACGGACATGCCGCGGGCGATTGCGCGCTGGCGCACGTGGCGTCGGTGATCTCCAGGGCCGTGCGCGACACCGACATCGTTGGCCGCATCGGCGGCGAGGAGTTTGCGCTGCTGTTGCCCTCGGAAACGAAGGAGGAGGCCGGTCGGGTGGTCGACCGGCTACGTGCGATAGTCGCCGCGTCAGGCACCTGTGTGCCCGGCCGCGAGGCGGTGGCGACCCTCAGCGCCGGCGTCGACGCATTCGTCGAGGGCGACACGCTTGCGACCGTCATGGGGCGTGCCGATGCGGCACTGTATGCCGCGAAGGCCAACGGCAGGAATTGTGTGGTGGTCGCGCCGGCGCACATCCTGACGGATCATCAGGACGCCGACGACCCCGACTGGCATTCCCAGCAACTGGCCTGAGCGGTCGGCGAGCGCTGCCCGCGACGCACTCGACGTCAGCGAGTCACAGATCGCCTGGACCCGACCCACGGGGCGACGCCGCATCGACGCAGCACACGATGGCATCGACGCCGTCGTCATCGCGACTCAGATAGACGTGTCCCACGCCGCTGTCGAAATAGAGGCTGTCACCGGGCGAGAGATCGAACCGCTCGCCGGTTTCGAATTGCAGACGCAACCGGCCCGACAGCACGAACACGAACTCCTCGCCGCCGTGGCGAATGTAATCGGGAAAGTCCTCGAGGCGGCGCGCCCTGATATGCGCCCGCATGGGCACCATGCGCTTGTGCGGCAGATCGCTGGCGATCATGCCGTAGCGATAATTCGGTGTCTCGTAGTTGGGTTGCGTGCCGGCGG belongs to Pandoraea pnomenusa and includes:
- a CDS encoding helix-turn-helix domain-containing protein is translated as MADSSPRKRSLAKSPRKAGSTPVGHGEVGRRLREARKARGWTLRDLSEQSGIAVSTISKAERGDIALTYDKFGALGRALELDYASIFGAGHVKPNSATAPSFTAAGTQPNYETPNYRYGMIASDLPHKRMVPMRAHIRARRLEDFPDYIRHGGEEFVFVLSGRLRLQFETGERFDLSPGDSLYFDSGVGHVYLSRDDDGVDAIVCCVDAASPRGSGPGDL